In Halorientalis sp. LT38, a genomic segment contains:
- a CDS encoding DHH family phosphoesterase, whose protein sequence is MPLAAAGGVGVPEVVDSTAAVALEDPPLVVLAVAALVVLGVAGWIVARLRRPKGATFKQLLADRDEISVLMHPNPDPDAMACAMAVRTLAESVDTQATMQYSGQIRHQENRAFETVLDLDFERVDDASELTSKNVVLVDHNAARGFSGADGVSPFAVIDHHPGDGTGTDFTDVRTDNGACASILAEYFEDLNWEPSDPDDEAGTMQLPTDLATGLVYGIQADTKSLTKGCSAAEFEAASYLFEGVDEDVLDRIANPEVDAEVLEVKARAITNREVRNAFAFANVGSVDNADAIPQAADELLRLEGVTAVVVAGEKEGTVHLSGRSRDDRVHMGKTLRSAVEDIPMAEAGGHARMGGGQISLDHMEGLGPSSGLTMPELTDRLFDAMSGDI, encoded by the coding sequence ATGCCGCTTGCAGCCGCGGGTGGCGTCGGGGTCCCCGAGGTCGTCGACTCCACCGCGGCGGTCGCCCTCGAAGATCCGCCGCTCGTCGTCCTCGCAGTCGCGGCGCTGGTCGTACTCGGCGTCGCCGGCTGGATCGTCGCCCGCCTCCGACGACCGAAGGGCGCGACGTTCAAACAGTTGCTGGCCGATCGCGACGAGATATCCGTGCTGATGCACCCGAATCCGGATCCCGACGCGATGGCCTGCGCGATGGCCGTCCGGACACTGGCCGAATCCGTCGACACCCAGGCGACGATGCAGTACTCCGGGCAGATCCGCCACCAGGAGAACCGCGCCTTCGAGACCGTCCTCGATCTGGACTTCGAGCGGGTCGACGACGCTAGCGAACTGACGAGCAAGAACGTCGTCCTCGTCGACCACAACGCGGCCCGCGGGTTCTCCGGCGCCGACGGCGTCTCGCCCTTCGCGGTGATCGACCACCACCCCGGCGACGGCACCGGAACCGACTTCACCGACGTCCGCACCGACAACGGCGCCTGCGCGTCGATCCTCGCCGAGTACTTCGAGGACCTGAACTGGGAGCCGAGCGACCCCGACGACGAAGCCGGCACGATGCAGCTTCCGACCGACCTCGCGACCGGCCTCGTCTACGGTATCCAGGCCGACACAAAGAGCCTCACCAAGGGCTGTTCGGCCGCCGAGTTCGAGGCCGCGTCATACCTCTTCGAGGGCGTCGACGAGGACGTCCTCGACCGCATCGCCAACCCCGAGGTCGACGCCGAGGTGCTGGAGGTCAAGGCCCGCGCCATCACCAACCGCGAGGTGCGCAACGCCTTCGCCTTCGCAAACGTCGGCTCGGTGGACAACGCCGACGCCATCCCGCAGGCCGCGGACGAACTCCTCAGGCTGGAAGGGGTCACCGCCGTCGTCGTGGCGGGGGAGAAAGAGGGGACCGTCCACCTCTCCGGCCGCTCCCGGGACGACCGCGTCCACATGGGCAAGACCCTCCGATCGGCCGTCGAGGACATCCCCATGGCGGAGGCCGGCGGCCACGCCCGGATGGGCGGCGGACAGATCTCGCTCGATCACATGGAGGGGCTGGGCCCATCCTCCGGCCTGACGATGCCGGAACTGACCGATCGCCTGTTCGACGCGATGTCAGGCGATATTTAA
- a CDS encoding DUF7283 family protein translates to MFDAPVDTWYLWLGVATASAVAFGVAISLPSTVPPDAERAAATVDAVATSPHNATGEHALDATAVKLGSRRLAFRNEGGTTHASVAYGPVTPVRTGTDLAAVLRGTPPAVVFENASALATAAESARNRTRTWRETDGRLVVRRLSWEGIDVTLVGV, encoded by the coding sequence ATGTTCGACGCACCGGTCGACACCTGGTATCTCTGGCTCGGGGTCGCGACCGCCAGCGCAGTCGCGTTCGGTGTCGCGATCTCGCTGCCGTCGACGGTCCCGCCGGACGCCGAACGCGCGGCGGCGACGGTCGACGCCGTGGCCACCAGTCCGCACAACGCGACAGGCGAGCACGCGCTCGATGCGACGGCCGTCAAACTCGGCAGTCGGCGGCTGGCGTTCCGGAACGAGGGCGGAACCACGCACGCGTCGGTCGCCTACGGCCCCGTCACGCCGGTCCGGACCGGAACCGACCTGGCAGCCGTCCTCCGTGGCACACCGCCGGCGGTGGTCTTCGAGAACGCCTCGGCGCTGGCGACGGCCGCCGAATCAGCACGGAATCGAACGCGTACGTGGCGCGAGACGGACGGGCGGCTCGTCGTCCGTCGGCTCTCCTGGGAGGGGATCGATGTCACGCTCGTCGGCGTGTAG
- a CDS encoding type II secretion system protein, giving the protein MTGDLERAVRLIARLYPWDAEGSANLDRALGFVGSDLSPETVVRAGYGAALLCVPLVVLATVLAPAGTTPLVLAGGGALALGVVHAVHAGPQVLATARRTRALGEAPALVSRAVLRMRISPATETAAAFAAETGQGPLADSLGEHVRRAAGRAGSGFPAFTAEWDEWFPALRRSLLLVESAGTAPEGERGRALDRGMAAVLDGTRDRMAEFAAGLQGPTTGLYAFGVLLPLALVAMLPAVGMTGGSVPLAAIVALYDLLLPAVLVAASGWILIRRPVTFPPPAVGREHPDVPSRRWPAPATGIVAGAGAWVLARSLVAPWTGPLAAVGCGCGAALVIYYRPITAVRERVRAVEDGLADALYQIGRRVEEGEAVERAVATAAEEVGGATGTVLTDAARRQRRLKIGVREAFLGERGALATVPSTRARSTATLLALAASEGRPAGGAIVAMADNVEELAAVEREARREIGSVTGTLANTAAFFGPLVAGATVALASGMDAGAAFGTAPGYGTAGLGLAVGAYALVLAAILTTLSTGLAHGLDRSLVGYRVGWALLVATGTYLAAIHAVGLFV; this is encoded by the coding sequence ATGACGGGCGATCTCGAACGAGCCGTCCGACTGATCGCACGGCTCTACCCCTGGGACGCCGAAGGGAGCGCCAACCTCGACCGGGCGCTGGGATTCGTCGGGTCCGACCTGTCCCCCGAGACGGTGGTCAGGGCCGGGTACGGGGCGGCGCTGCTGTGCGTGCCACTCGTCGTCCTCGCCACCGTTCTCGCGCCGGCGGGAACGACGCCGCTGGTCCTGGCTGGCGGTGGGGCCCTCGCTCTCGGGGTCGTCCACGCCGTCCACGCCGGCCCGCAGGTGCTCGCGACGGCCCGGCGGACACGCGCGCTCGGGGAAGCGCCGGCGCTCGTGAGCCGCGCGGTCCTCCGGATGCGGATCTCGCCCGCGACGGAGACAGCGGCGGCCTTCGCGGCCGAGACCGGTCAGGGACCGCTGGCGGACAGCCTGGGCGAACACGTCCGCCGCGCCGCCGGCCGCGCGGGGTCCGGGTTCCCCGCGTTCACCGCGGAGTGGGACGAGTGGTTCCCTGCGCTGCGGCGGAGCCTCCTGCTCGTCGAATCGGCGGGCACTGCCCCCGAGGGGGAGCGCGGCCGGGCACTCGACCGCGGGATGGCGGCGGTGCTCGACGGGACCCGCGACCGGATGGCCGAGTTCGCCGCCGGGCTACAGGGCCCCACCACGGGACTCTACGCATTCGGCGTCCTGCTCCCGCTCGCGCTGGTGGCGATGCTCCCGGCGGTCGGGATGACCGGTGGATCCGTCCCACTGGCCGCGATCGTCGCCCTCTACGACCTACTCCTGCCCGCCGTGCTCGTGGCCGCGAGCGGCTGGATACTGATCCGGCGACCGGTCACGTTTCCGCCCCCTGCGGTCGGTCGAGAGCACCCCGACGTGCCGAGTCGTCGCTGGCCCGCGCCAGCTACGGGAATCGTTGCCGGGGCCGGTGCGTGGGTCCTGGCACGCAGCCTCGTCGCCCCGTGGACGGGGCCGCTGGCAGCGGTCGGCTGCGGCTGTGGGGCCGCGCTCGTGATATACTACCGCCCAATCACGGCCGTTCGCGAGCGCGTCCGGGCGGTCGAGGACGGACTGGCCGACGCGCTCTACCAGATCGGGCGCCGGGTCGAGGAGGGCGAGGCCGTCGAGCGCGCGGTCGCGACCGCGGCCGAGGAGGTCGGCGGTGCCACGGGAACGGTGCTAACCGACGCTGCCAGGCGACAGCGCCGGCTCAAGATCGGGGTCCGCGAGGCCTTCCTCGGCGAACGCGGGGCGCTCGCGACCGTCCCCAGCACGCGGGCCCGGAGCACGGCCACGCTGCTCGCGCTGGCGGCGAGCGAGGGGCGACCGGCAGGTGGGGCCATCGTCGCCATGGCGGACAACGTCGAGGAACTGGCCGCGGTCGAACGAGAGGCGCGCCGCGAGATCGGGTCCGTGACCGGGACGCTGGCCAACACGGCCGCCTTCTTCGGGCCGCTCGTGGCCGGTGCGACCGTCGCGCTGGCTTCCGGGATGGACGCTGGCGCGGCGTTCGGCACCGCGCCGGGGTACGGAACGGCCGGCCTCGGCCTCGCCGTGGGCGCGTACGCCCTCGTCCTGGCGGCGATCCTGACGACGCTCTCGACCGGGCTGGCCCACGGCCTCGACCGCTCGCTGGTCGGCTACCGCGTCGGCTGGGCGCTGCTGGTCGCCACTGGCACCTATCTCGCCGCGATCCACGCGGTCGGCCTCTTCGTCTGA
- a CDS encoding HVO_0758 family zinc finger protein, with the protein MESVRKGLRSGDIEKDTYERLTCAECGEQLGTKNDPDELNTVRFCPSCDREWKKVG; encoded by the coding sequence ATGGAATCCGTCCGCAAGGGGCTACGCTCGGGCGACATCGAGAAAGACACCTACGAGCGACTAACCTGTGCGGAGTGTGGGGAGCAACTCGGGACCAAGAACGATCCCGACGAACTCAACACCGTCAGGTTCTGTCCGAGCTGTGACCGTGAGTGGAAGAAAGTCGGGTGA
- a CDS encoding DUF5791 family protein, whose amino-acid sequence MLRDAFENPGERDPEELLAAYESVLAETIEEQGVGTVAEETGVDEGTLQALVDGDSPEVTLEEAAAILATDPDRPDADFLEADARDVLLMGMSSAVLDVEAIQSGIDSRLEAKEIQQKVEGRHPMTIDEYALLHGFIESRK is encoded by the coding sequence ATGCTCAGAGACGCGTTCGAGAATCCCGGGGAGCGCGACCCCGAGGAGTTGCTGGCGGCCTACGAGTCGGTACTGGCCGAGACCATCGAGGAGCAGGGCGTCGGGACCGTCGCCGAGGAGACCGGTGTCGACGAGGGGACGCTGCAGGCGCTGGTCGACGGCGACTCCCCCGAGGTGACCCTCGAGGAGGCGGCGGCGATCCTCGCTACCGACCCGGACCGGCCCGACGCCGACTTCCTGGAGGCGGACGCCCGCGACGTGCTCCTGATGGGGATGAGCAGCGCGGTCCTCGACGTGGAGGCGATCCAGTCGGGGATCGACAGCCGGCTCGAAGCCAAGGAGATCCAGCAGAAAGTCGAGGGCCGCCACCCGATGACCATCGACGAGTACGCACTACTGCACGGCTTCATCGAGAGCCGGAAGTGA
- a CDS encoding DUF7284 family protein, protein MRATSTVLDAALFLLLVGAAVGTLTLGTSPPPTAADDAADGVADALTTSTASVEYTLAPGARRASSRVVDFPVTEGATFRRTSHGTLASHLATATLGNLSVRGQRVAHTRADYQRVVTNATRNLTRERDYLARIRARWEPYPDAPVRGVFAVGPTPPPDTEVHAETVTVASGFPSAREDARRLAETDSNTTFERLGSIVAERVVRGLFPPDRTRSALLADYPVEELVTYRYERLGRLLGTNATGRALADDATGANAELERALGETLAADLRTRYRSPDAAAEAVSVGRVRITVRTWSP, encoded by the coding sequence ATGCGCGCGACCAGCACCGTGCTCGACGCCGCGCTCTTCCTGCTTCTCGTCGGGGCCGCCGTCGGCACGCTCACGCTGGGGACGAGTCCGCCACCGACGGCGGCCGACGACGCGGCCGACGGCGTCGCCGACGCGCTCACCACGAGCACTGCGTCGGTCGAATACACGCTCGCGCCGGGTGCGCGACGGGCGTCCTCTCGCGTCGTCGACTTCCCGGTGACCGAGGGCGCGACGTTCCGCCGGACGTCTCACGGCACGCTCGCGAGCCACCTGGCCACCGCGACGCTGGGGAATCTCAGCGTTCGGGGGCAGCGCGTCGCGCACACGCGAGCGGATTACCAGCGGGTCGTCACGAACGCGACGCGGAACCTGACTCGCGAGCGCGACTACCTCGCACGGATCCGTGCTCGCTGGGAACCGTATCCGGACGCACCCGTTCGAGGTGTCTTCGCCGTCGGTCCCACGCCCCCGCCGGACACCGAGGTCCACGCCGAGACCGTGACGGTCGCGAGCGGGTTCCCGTCCGCGCGGGAAGACGCCCGCCGACTGGCGGAAACCGACTCGAACACCACCTTCGAGCGCCTCGGATCGATCGTCGCCGAGCGGGTCGTCCGCGGACTCTTCCCGCCGGATCGGACCCGTAGCGCCCTGCTCGCGGACTACCCGGTCGAGGAACTCGTCACCTACCGGTACGAACGGCTGGGGCGGTTACTCGGGACGAACGCGACAGGGCGGGCGCTCGCGGACGACGCGACGGGCGCCAATGCCGAACTGGAGCGAGCGCTCGGCGAGACGCTGGCCGCGGACCTGCGAACGCGCTACCGGTCGCCCGACGCCGCCGCGGAGGCGGTGTCGGTGGGACGCGTCAGGATCACCGTCAGGACGTGGTCGCCATGA
- a CDS encoding DUF7285 family protein, which produces MSRSSACRGQVEPIAAIVAVFAVGVGLTIYTGAVQDALPGTQPRNVAQPTLSAVEDHISEAGVIDPERLRESTEHAPDGRTLNATLRVGDRRWAIGPRPPESARQASTRASVRLRPGTIRPGRLTVRVW; this is translated from the coding sequence ATGTCACGCTCGTCGGCGTGTAGGGGACAGGTGGAGCCGATCGCCGCCATCGTGGCCGTCTTCGCGGTCGGCGTGGGACTGACGATCTACACCGGCGCAGTCCAGGACGCGCTCCCGGGCACCCAGCCGCGGAACGTCGCCCAGCCCACGCTGTCGGCCGTCGAGGACCATATCTCCGAAGCCGGCGTGATCGATCCAGAACGGCTGCGGGAGTCGACGGAGCACGCACCGGACGGCCGAACCCTGAACGCGACGCTGCGGGTCGGAGACCGACGCTGGGCAATCGGCCCGCGACCGCCAGAGTCGGCCAGACAGGCGAGCACGCGAGCGAGCGTCAGGCTCCGCCCCGGGACGATCCGGCCCGGCAGGCTCACGGTGAGGGTCTGGTGA
- a CDS encoding DUF7286 family protein yields the protein MSPDRSFADDDRGWLPFALVGVVVLVGSVGLFVGLQPDRPAAEPATDVAVERVVGETQTELRAAVVDASDDAARDPVLAPANTSAGRVLDADSSFRDALRLRIYLRARERLDEVTASREDVTATASLPATPNASDLRGAIERVRVESVTENRTKLRVRVENVTVTASRGNETVVRQRMSPTVVVRTPVLAVHERVGRFEERLDAGLARPGLTRRLTGRLYGVVWARGYAQYGTGGAVVENVLANRHVELMTNGAILREQRHLFGRSDASGRRAMRRALLGVGTTDLLRGAGASGADVDAIFGDERSGPNVPVEIPSLDTATGGPRASDEMTVGVDGTADRALAHATSRERLSDVLESVYSAEVETIRDVDRTGGSLPPCYSIAPEGFWRLDSEGVAGDDPEVRGNRSAALSAPVGWHAFASFGRRVTQERTKICRWVHGNETTVTRASDTFRFDVEVALVGRHARSDYAPDREIETVHESGKGPFDGPNLASIEDRARARLIDRRGGRDRLAALAVREDRNITGKRTLRGPVPAGIRQRLRADLVRFSDRVANVSASVRRGRVGTFEANPAGELHRTLGGLVDPPATYDSVAEKARFAARGMYIERTRARLAARERRQERRGRNLDDAFDAVGVGSTDLLRDALGNRSGVERERDETRVDGLEIRSVEGAPPYLTVAEVGPEDVDSLPNGTRIRPLGARNVNLFASPHGHVADAVIGAGGPNETVGLRTAARTLWAARAAREVPTDNGTLEAVLQRESETLETEVEGELESARERLRRSLASMGVGETASDRRRIVADALQRWDGPGATALAVTNGSAAEAVAERAVVDDETNRTLVRAHLRSLLHRRATDGSTEIARQKVNDTSELVRRKVSDRVSDAGEKGTRKAGERIADRLDDRLTRSVNRVPAGLPLVPAGPAWWTTTNVWIVQVRGGYDRFAVRAGTGAAGSPGGALTYVRDGGAATVDYDGDGAAEVLGRAPRISFESRTAVAIAVPQGPQGVGDKDGTPDERSESWSDWEAAGADGEGEPSVPESWPDRRADEPTSSP from the coding sequence ATGAGTCCCGACCGATCGTTCGCCGACGACGACCGGGGATGGCTCCCGTTCGCGCTCGTCGGCGTGGTCGTCCTGGTGGGGAGCGTCGGCCTGTTCGTCGGACTCCAGCCGGACAGACCGGCCGCCGAACCCGCGACCGACGTCGCCGTCGAACGGGTCGTCGGCGAGACACAGACCGAGCTCCGGGCGGCGGTCGTGGACGCCAGCGACGACGCCGCGCGGGACCCCGTGCTCGCCCCCGCGAACACGTCCGCCGGGCGGGTCCTCGACGCCGACTCGTCGTTCCGCGATGCCCTGCGGCTCCGGATCTATCTGCGGGCGAGGGAGCGCCTCGACGAGGTGACCGCCAGCCGCGAGGACGTGACAGCGACCGCGTCGCTCCCGGCGACGCCGAACGCGAGCGACCTCCGTGGCGCGATCGAGCGCGTCCGCGTCGAGTCGGTGACCGAGAATCGAACGAAGCTGCGCGTTCGCGTCGAGAACGTCACGGTGACCGCCAGCCGCGGGAACGAGACCGTCGTGCGGCAGCGGATGAGCCCGACCGTCGTCGTCCGGACGCCAGTCCTGGCCGTCCACGAGCGCGTGGGTCGATTCGAGGAGCGTCTCGACGCCGGGCTGGCCCGGCCGGGGCTCACGCGACGGCTGACCGGCCGGCTCTACGGGGTCGTCTGGGCGCGCGGCTACGCCCAGTACGGGACGGGCGGAGCGGTCGTCGAGAACGTGCTCGCCAACCGCCACGTCGAGCTGATGACCAACGGAGCGATTCTCCGGGAACAGCGTCACCTGTTCGGACGGAGCGACGCGTCCGGTCGGCGTGCGATGCGCCGGGCGCTCCTCGGCGTCGGAACGACCGACCTCCTCCGCGGCGCCGGCGCCTCCGGGGCCGACGTGGACGCCATCTTCGGGGACGAGCGATCGGGCCCGAACGTCCCGGTCGAGATCCCGAGCCTCGATACCGCGACGGGCGGGCCGCGAGCTAGCGACGAGATGACTGTCGGCGTCGACGGCACAGCCGACCGGGCGCTGGCTCACGCCACGTCTCGGGAGCGCCTTTCGGATGTGCTGGAGTCGGTGTACAGCGCCGAGGTCGAGACGATCCGGGACGTCGACAGAACCGGCGGCTCGCTCCCGCCCTGTTACAGCATCGCGCCGGAGGGGTTCTGGCGGCTCGATTCGGAAGGGGTCGCGGGGGACGACCCCGAGGTCAGGGGGAACCGGAGCGCGGCGCTGTCGGCGCCCGTCGGCTGGCACGCGTTCGCCTCGTTCGGGCGGCGGGTGACCCAGGAACGGACGAAGATCTGTCGCTGGGTCCACGGCAACGAGACGACGGTCACGCGGGCCAGCGATACCTTCCGCTTCGACGTCGAGGTGGCGCTGGTGGGTCGCCACGCGCGGAGCGACTACGCACCCGACCGAGAGATCGAGACCGTCCACGAGTCCGGGAAAGGCCCCTTCGACGGGCCGAATCTGGCGAGCATCGAGGACCGGGCGCGCGCCCGACTGATCGACCGGCGCGGCGGCCGGGACCGACTCGCGGCGCTCGCCGTCCGAGAGGACCGGAACATCACGGGGAAACGAACGCTTCGGGGGCCGGTACCGGCGGGAATCCGCCAGAGGCTCCGCGCGGACCTCGTCCGCTTCAGCGACCGCGTCGCGAACGTCTCCGCGTCCGTCCGGCGCGGTCGCGTGGGCACCTTCGAGGCCAACCCCGCAGGTGAGCTGCACCGGACGCTCGGAGGACTGGTCGACCCGCCCGCGACGTACGACAGCGTCGCCGAGAAAGCCCGATTCGCCGCCCGCGGGATGTACATCGAACGGACGCGAGCGCGGCTCGCGGCGCGGGAACGACGCCAGGAACGGCGGGGCCGGAATCTGGACGATGCGTTCGACGCTGTCGGCGTCGGCTCGACCGACCTCCTGCGGGACGCGCTGGGGAACCGTAGCGGCGTCGAAAGAGAAAGGGACGAGACGCGTGTCGACGGCCTCGAAATCAGATCCGTCGAGGGCGCGCCGCCGTATCTGACGGTCGCCGAGGTCGGTCCCGAGGACGTCGACTCGCTCCCGAACGGGACCCGGATCAGGCCGCTGGGGGCACGGAACGTCAACCTGTTCGCGTCACCCCACGGGCACGTCGCGGACGCGGTGATCGGTGCCGGCGGTCCGAACGAGACGGTCGGTCTCCGAACCGCCGCGCGAACCCTCTGGGCAGCGCGCGCCGCCCGGGAGGTACCGACGGATAACGGCACCCTCGAAGCGGTCCTCCAGCGCGAGTCCGAGACTCTCGAAACGGAAGTCGAGGGGGAGCTCGAATCGGCTCGCGAGCGGCTCAGGCGTTCACTCGCGAGCATGGGGGTCGGGGAGACGGCGTCCGACCGGCGACGGATCGTAGCCGACGCCCTCCAGCGGTGGGACGGGCCCGGGGCGACGGCGCTCGCGGTGACGAACGGCTCCGCGGCCGAGGCCGTGGCCGAGCGGGCAGTGGTCGACGACGAGACGAATCGCACGCTGGTCCGGGCGCACCTCCGATCGCTCTTGCACCGCCGGGCGACCGACGGGAGCACGGAGATCGCCAGGCAGAAAGTCAACGACACGTCGGAACTGGTCCGCCGGAAGGTCAGTGACCGAGTATCCGACGCCGGTGAGAAGGGGACACGGAAGGCGGGAGAGCGGATCGCTGACAGGCTCGACGACCGACTGACGCGGTCCGTGAACCGGGTCCCGGCGGGACTGCCGCTCGTCCCTGCTGGCCCGGCCTGGTGGACGACGACGAACGTCTGGATCGTCCAGGTCCGGGGTGGCTACGACCGCTTCGCGGTTCGAGCCGGAACCGGCGCCGCGGGGAGCCCAGGCGGGGCGCTCACGTACGTCAGGGACGGCGGCGCGGCCACCGTGGACTACGACGGCGACGGCGCGGCAGAGGTACTGGGACGCGCACCGCGGATCTCGTTCGAATCTCGGACGGCGGTCGCGATCGCGGTGCCACAGGGTCCACAGGGCGTCGGCGACAAGGACGGGACTCCGGACGAGCGGTCGGAAAGCTGGTCGGACTGGGAGGCCGCCGGAGCGGACGGGGAGGGCGAGCCGTCGGTTCCGGAGTCCTGGCCAGACCGGCGGGCGGACGAACCGACCTCGTCTCCGTGA
- a CDS encoding aldo/keto reductase: MATREATWDYRDRHHERFARTYFRAFGDCVVSSIGVGTYLGDPTDAADENYEAALVDALESGINVVDTAINYRCQRSERVVGAAIDAADVDREAVLIATKGGFVPFDGERPDDPGRFIREEYVEPGLVDREDLAMGQHCIAPDYLDDQLDRSLENLGVETIDCYYVHNPETQLEVRSREAVYDQLEAAFVRLEERAAAGDLRHYGVASWESFRVGPDHDSYLSLPEVVSRARRASDRAGTEATHLRAIQLPFNVFMADAFTVESHEGAAGPQSALWFANDAGLDVFTSASIMQGRLASEMPEQVEAKLDGETRAQRAINFARSAPGVTSALVGTGSPEHVAENVAAGTHEPLGADAFDDVFE, encoded by the coding sequence ATGGCTACCCGCGAGGCAACCTGGGACTATCGCGACCGCCATCACGAGCGGTTCGCCCGCACCTACTTCCGCGCGTTCGGCGACTGCGTCGTCTCGTCGATCGGCGTCGGCACCTACCTCGGCGATCCGACCGACGCGGCCGACGAGAACTACGAGGCGGCGCTCGTCGACGCCCTCGAATCGGGGATCAACGTCGTCGACACGGCGATCAACTACCGCTGCCAGCGCTCAGAACGGGTCGTCGGCGCGGCCATCGACGCGGCCGACGTCGATCGCGAGGCGGTACTGATCGCGACCAAGGGCGGGTTCGTCCCCTTCGACGGCGAGCGCCCCGACGACCCCGGACGGTTCATCCGCGAGGAGTACGTCGAGCCGGGGCTCGTCGACCGCGAGGACCTGGCGATGGGACAGCACTGCATCGCACCCGACTACCTCGACGATCAACTGGATCGGTCGCTCGAGAATCTGGGAGTAGAGACGATCGATTGCTACTACGTCCACAACCCGGAGACGCAACTCGAGGTCCGGTCGCGCGAGGCGGTCTACGACCAGCTCGAGGCGGCGTTCGTCCGACTGGAGGAGCGGGCGGCGGCGGGCGACCTCAGACACTACGGCGTGGCGTCATGGGAGTCGTTCCGGGTCGGGCCGGACCACGACAGCTACCTCTCGCTGCCGGAAGTCGTCTCGCGGGCGCGGAGGGCCTCGGATCGGGCGGGGACGGAGGCGACCCACCTCCGGGCGATCCAGTTGCCGTTCAACGTCTTCATGGCCGACGCGTTCACCGTGGAATCACACGAGGGCGCGGCGGGGCCACAGAGCGCGCTCTGGTTCGCGAACGACGCGGGACTGGACGTGTTCACGAGCGCGTCCATCATGCAGGGCCGGCTGGCATCGGAGATGCCGGAACAGGTGGAAGCGAAACTCGACGGGGAGACGCGGGCGCAGCGGGCGATCAACTTCGCGCGGAGCGCGCCGGGCGTGACGAGCGCGCTGGTCGGGACGGGGTCGCCGGAGCACGTCGCGGAGAACGTCGCGGCGGGGACCCACGAACCGCTCGGTGCCGACGCCTTCGACGACGTCTTCGAGTGA
- a CDS encoding SDR family oxidoreductase, translating into MRVAILGCGYVGLELGRQLAADHDVIGVRRSDAGIEAIEAAGFESVRADVTDPDELTRVPDADAVVFAASSGGRGADAAREIYVDGLRTAIDAFGTRDQAPDRLIYTSSTGVYGDHDGDWVDEETPLDPTTPKTEVLVEAERIAIDVAAEYGIDGTVARFAGLYGPDRYRLGRYVDGPVTEGYLNMVHRDDAAGVVRYLLERDAARGEPVLVVDDEPVSKWEFADWLAAECGVPDPPKRTKAERLADDSLSDAARRRIETSKRCSNDRLRELGYEFAYPTYREGYRAAVDAYRRGGSA; encoded by the coding sequence ATGCGGGTGGCGATCCTGGGCTGTGGCTACGTCGGCCTCGAACTGGGCCGGCAGCTCGCAGCCGACCACGACGTGATCGGGGTCCGCCGCTCCGACGCGGGAATCGAGGCGATCGAGGCCGCGGGCTTCGAGAGCGTGCGAGCGGACGTGACCGACCCCGACGAACTGACGCGAGTTCCGGATGCCGACGCCGTCGTGTTCGCGGCGAGTTCGGGCGGACGCGGGGCCGACGCGGCACGTGAGATCTACGTCGACGGGCTGCGAACGGCGATCGACGCCTTCGGGACCCGCGACCAGGCACCGGATCGACTGATCTACACCTCGAGCACGGGGGTCTACGGCGATCACGACGGCGACTGGGTGGACGAGGAGACACCGCTGGACCCGACGACGCCGAAGACCGAGGTGCTCGTCGAGGCGGAACGGATCGCGATCGACGTGGCGGCAGAGTACGGCATCGACGGGACCGTCGCACGGTTCGCTGGCCTCTACGGGCCCGACCGCTATCGGCTGGGACGGTACGTCGATGGACCGGTGACGGAGGGGTACCTGAACATGGTCCACCGCGACGACGCGGCGGGGGTGGTGCGCTACCTGCTCGAGCGCGACGCCGCGCGCGGTGAGCCGGTGCTCGTGGTCGACGACGAGCCCGTCTCGAAGTGGGAGTTCGCCGACTGGCTCGCGGCGGAGTGCGGCGTACCGGACCCGCCGAAGCGGACGAAAGCCGAACGGCTGGCCGACGACTCGCTATCCGACGCAGCGCGACGCCGGATCGAGACGAGCAAGCGGTGTTCGAACGACAGGCTCCGGGAACTCGGATACGAGTTCGCGTACCCGACCTACCGGGAGGGATACCGGGCCGCGGTCGACGCGTATCGGCGCGGGGGGTCGGCGTAG